A window of the Teredinibacter franksiae genome harbors these coding sequences:
- a CDS encoding glycoside hydrolase family 5 protein: protein MIKTNRMCALVLLAVVAISSACGGGGGSSSTSSMSASSSSASSTSRSSSSTSNSSSSSSSSSSSSSSSEGLYPDYNSRSLAPDMTGMDSTAEQMASRITLGWNIGNTLEASGSETAWGNPLVTAELIQLVKSSGFDSIRIPVSWDQNANQATAEIDRAWLDRVKTVVQYCMDADMPTIINIHWDGGWLEENVTPAKQEENNAKQRAFWQQIATHLRDFDERLMFASANEPHVANAEEMSVLLSYHQTFIDAVRETGGKNAYRILVVQGPATDIEKTETLFTQVPVDTLQDRLMAEVHFYTPYQFTLMGEDEKWGGQFFYWGDGNHSTTDTSRNTTWGEEDGVDALFAKMKTQFVDNGIPVVLGEYSAMRRNGQLSGEDLSLHKQSRNAWHTHVTASARAHGLLPYYWDAGGLNNHSSGIFDRDNNAVFDTETLNALLDGLTE from the coding sequence ATGATTAAAACTAATCGAATGTGCGCCCTTGTCTTACTCGCTGTTGTGGCTATCAGTTCAGCCTGTGGCGGCGGTGGTGGTTCCTCTAGCACATCAAGCATGAGTGCCAGCTCGAGTAGCGCTTCATCGACTTCCCGTAGTTCTTCCTCTACCTCTAACAGCTCGTCATCCAGTTCAAGCAGCAGCTCCTCCAGCAGCAGTAGCGAGGGCCTTTATCCGGACTACAACAGCCGTTCGCTCGCTCCTGATATGACGGGCATGGACAGTACCGCCGAGCAGATGGCCAGCCGAATTACCTTGGGCTGGAATATTGGCAATACTCTAGAGGCGAGCGGTAGTGAAACCGCGTGGGGAAACCCCCTCGTAACCGCTGAATTGATTCAATTGGTAAAGAGCAGTGGATTTGACTCCATTCGCATACCTGTTTCATGGGACCAGAATGCGAACCAGGCTACGGCTGAGATCGACCGCGCTTGGCTAGACCGGGTTAAGACGGTGGTGCAGTACTGTATGGATGCCGATATGCCCACTATTATTAATATCCACTGGGACGGCGGTTGGCTGGAAGAAAATGTAACACCGGCGAAGCAAGAAGAGAATAATGCCAAGCAGCGAGCCTTTTGGCAGCAGATTGCCACCCATTTACGTGACTTTGATGAGCGCTTGATGTTTGCCAGTGCGAACGAGCCGCATGTGGCTAATGCGGAGGAGATGAGCGTACTGTTGTCGTATCACCAAACCTTTATTGATGCCGTACGTGAAACCGGCGGCAAAAATGCCTACCGTATTCTTGTAGTACAGGGACCCGCAACCGACATAGAAAAAACCGAAACCTTATTTACCCAAGTGCCAGTGGATACCCTGCAAGACCGTCTTATGGCAGAAGTGCATTTCTATACTCCCTATCAATTTACCTTAATGGGTGAAGATGAAAAGTGGGGTGGCCAGTTCTTCTACTGGGGTGACGGTAATCACTCCACTACCGATACCAGCCGCAATACCACTTGGGGCGAAGAGGATGGTGTGGATGCTCTATTCGCTAAGATGAAAACCCAATTTGTGGATAACGGTATTCCGGTGGTACTCGGCGAGTACTCGGCGATGCGCCGCAATGGCCAGCTAAGCGGTGAAGATTTAAGCTTACATAAGCAGTCGCGCAATGCTTGGCATACCCATGTTACGGCGTCGGCGCGGGCACACGGCTTACTGCCATATTATTGGGACGCCGGCGGTTTAAATAATCACTCGTCTGGTATTTTTGATAGGGATAATAATGCCGTCTTTGATACTGAGACATTGAACGCGCTGCTTGACGGTTTGACGGAGTAG